CAGTTTTCTTgctaaaacagcaataaatagctgtatttttatatttatcccAGAAATGTTCCATAAGGCTGCACCATAAAGTTCACAtattaaaatgtttcttttagTATTGTGGAAATTTTCATCTAAATGCAGAGGACATTTCAGAAGGCTCAACAAAGTATCATGTTTTCTCTGTTGCATTTGGATGtagcatttttgtcttttcctgaaCTTGAACTTTCTTTTACAGAGTGCTGAAGATCCAGAACAGTGCACGCCACTACTGGATGAATGCACCGACGACCCTTCAACCTGAAGCAGTTTCTGCACAACAGCCAAACGGCTTCATCTATCTGCACTATAGCCTATAATTCTGTAATACTTATATGCTgctgtttacatttttatgtgCAGCAAATTTACTTTCATTTACATTAAGTTGCAATAACCTACAATACTCTTCACTATGAGCATAACTGCTATTCTTAAGATGAATTTAAACTAAAAGCGttctgttttatttgcttttttgtaTCAATAATCcgcttttttttgttcaaagGGATTTCCTGTTAaaggtttaaataaaattaaaattgtaATGGGTAAGTGATCTTAGTAATTTTTTCTTGGTCTGCAAACTATTTTGCCCTGAGAACCAATCGGATACAAAGTTTAAACCAGACAATTAAACAGATTCAGAAAACAGAACAGTTTTTCAGCCTGGGATAGGATTGAACTGGTTTTACAGGAAGGACCTAGCCAAGAGGTGATCCTTATGCTTGTCCTAGCAGAAGTAGCATATTTTAGATTCACTGAGTAAAGAAATCTGGCCTCAGGCACCGCTGCCGTAGGAATCAACAATGAGTGCTGCATATTTGGATTCGATAACATTGTTTTACAGTATCAACGACTGTTTATTCTGCCTGCTGTGACATTTTCACACAGTCCTCTATTGAATGGTTTGGTTCTATgaatacacacaaatgcagctttttttcaCAATGAATTCAAGCATGATTGGGGTGAGTTGAATTTAAACTCGTGAAGTCCTAAAACCAGTGGTGTGTCCACAGTTCAGTCTTTTCAGACCATCCAGATCATGGTGGGACTCGGGTCAGGACGTACGAGCACGTATCCTGGGGACGTGAGCAGTTTGGGAGCTGCGTCCTGGCTTGGTGCTGTGGTAAACGGATCTTAGCGTTGCTCTGTTACCATGAGAAAATCAACTTGAATGTTAGACTTAAGAAACCGGATGaatgatgtctgtgtagattctcagtcatccaggtcattgtatccaaggtagttttctctgtcaactggactggatttcttctcttgaagacgtttcgccttctatccagaaggcttcttcagttcttcccagcaacactctcagacagaggttagtacacccaaaggacaagacaccaagacccaaacaaagtaatgttgtttatgctgtacagtgccaggagaaatgcaaggaactgtacattggggaaaccaaacaacctctccacagaagaatggcacaacacagacgtgccacctcttcgggtcaggattcagcagtccacttacacctaaaggagagtgggcactccttcgaggacagccaagtatggatactggccagagaagaccgctggttcgaaaggggggtcaaggaagctatccatgttaaattcgaaaaaccatccttaaacagaggtggtggcctgaggcacttcctgtcacccacatacaatgcagtcctccgctccttccaacaacaaaacaaacattcacaccattccaggagacccagtgaccaccaccatgtgacccagcagacaaaggggagacacctcaacagaaactaggtgaacgacccgaccaacgaccctgctaacgactctcaggtgaccacccagatcattagcatgcaaatggtccacaggggctatatattttcaagctctctccccagcgatttcagaactgaagaagccttctggatagaaggcgaaacgtcttcaagagaagaaacccagtccagttgacagagaaaactaccttggattcttcagttctgaaatcgctggggagagagcttgaaaatatatagcccctgtggaccatctgcatgctaatgatctgggtggtcacctgagagtcgttagcagggtcgctggtcgggtcgttcacctagtttctgttgaggtgtctcccctttgtctgctggtcacatggtggtggtcactgggtctcctggaatggtgtgatgtttgttttgccaaggagtggaggactgcaggACTGCAACTTGGGCATGTCTTAACAGTTCATTGTGAGCGGAACCATGTCTATCCTGTCTGGACAGTTCCCTTCAAACTGCCTGGTAAGTGGCTCCATCAGCCAACTGGATCCTGAATAGGAAATACGTTGCAATATGATTCTTATTTTGAaggtctttctctctgtctttcctctCAGAGGTGGGCTTCACTGTGTTCATGAATGTGGTTGGAGCCGTCATCCTGATCGTGCTGTATTCTATAGACTTGAAAAATGCCTCTCTCCTCTGGATGTGTAAAGACAGCCTTGGGGTTTCTTACAATGATGGCTGCAGAAATTTGGCTCTTCTGGTACAGGTAATCCTGAATGAATAGTACATACGCTCCGCATCTGCTGGAGCCTCACAGGTTAACAGTCACGTTTGTTGGGTGTTTGTGATGGATccaccttttcttttccatctcgtccatttatgtttaaataaaaagaatgtcTTCTTTTACCTCCGAAGCGGCAAGTAGTGCAGCCAGTGCAAAAGCTAAATCAGATTTTGAGATCTGATTTTCCTTCATTGTCAGAGTTTGGTGACATCTATGGACACAACCCTGATGGTtctggctgctctgctgctcgttGCCCGTCTTAGGTTTGCTGTTCTGGGTATCAGAGCTCTCAGCACTGCTGGGGAGGAGATGCAGGTCTGTGAATAGGCTGCAGGAAACAATACAAGTTTAAACGGTTTTAACGTGAAATGTGGTTTTCTTTAAGGTGAAGATGTTGAGCAGCCACTGTTGAAAGAAGTACATGGACAATCATAACCCATGCATGTATCAGAAAtacacaatacaatacaatacttCCCAATACTTTGGTTTACATTCACTACTGTACATTTAATCCCATGTAACTgcctgtgtttgttgttgtgtttgtttgttttatgttaaacTTGATTAAATAAAAGCAACCAAAAGACTACCGTAAGTTGTTCATTCAGTTCTAGGCAAAAGTAGGGAAAACAAGCTATCGACTGTACAGTAATATTCAGTATAGCCAAACAGTAGAAATAATATAATGAACACAGCTGTTTAGTACTTAAAGGACGTGAAACATCATGTCACCGTTTTCAGTGTGAAGTCCCACACACAGTTTACATTTTCTATTATCCTGCCCTGTTGGCTTGTACCCATGCGTGTCCAAGATGCATAACCGGATTATAATTATGCCAAATAACTGGTTCTAATTATTCAATACTTGAAGCAAACTTTTCTGAAAACAAATCACTCTTTATGGTAAATGTACTACAGGCAAGCTCTTTTTAGTTTTTTGCTCTTATTCCAAACATTTGAACATTTCCAATATTTCATTCAAACCTTTTAATTATAGACATGAATTTTAGCACAGTGCTATTATTCTGAAATTAATCTGGACAGGGAGTGTCTGTTTACGGGTTCAAGAGGTGTGCTGGCAGAGGCCAGCCTCTCCAGTCTCATTTGGCACTGGATACAAGTGAGTATGAAGCAAAATAATTGTTCTTAGAGCATTTTACAGTGAGATTATTCTCATTTTATCTCCTCAAATCTTTATTAGTCATAAAACAGCGTGTATAGAAACGGATATGTTTCAACTCTTCTCGCATGTAATGTTATATCTGCAATATTTTCCAATCAGCCTAAACGGATCGTACAATTTTATTGCTTTCCAAAGTGATCCAAAAAACTGCTTTTGTAAATGtatacttttttttccctttgtcaTCACTTTTGAGAGACTTTTACTGTGAAATGAGCCGGTAGGTTCGGCCGATGTTGATGGGTTTTGCTAAGTtttgctgatttgtgtttcagCGCCTTCAGTCATGGCTTCCATGGGCAGGTGCGTTGTGGTGCTTGGGTTTGATTGTGCGTGAGAGGTTTGTCTTTGCTGAGAGCAAATACCAAGAATCTGTTCCTGCAGGTGCCAGAGCTGGTGTGTGCAGAcagggctgctgcagcccaGCATCGCTGCAGCTCTGGCGTGAGTATCCTCCTGTTTACACTTTGAAATGTCTCTAAAGTTCAGGTCTCTCAGCTCTTGTGTGATTTTTAAACCTTCCCAGGTTATCCAGATCATGGTGGCTAGCTTCTACTTGGGACTTGGTCCCAGACAAATATTTAACTTTCCTGTGGACTCTACTGATATGGGAGCTACATTTTGGCTGGGTGTTGTGGTAAATTATACCTCCCAATATCTATTTTATGAGACACACCTTTCTCTGTGGCACCATTATTTCTTTACCTTGTATTTAATGCTATTAATCGTAATGTGGTTTTATgcctttctgtctcttcagtaCCTCACAGCTGGTGTCCTGGTTGTGGTTGCaggcctgtctctctctgtttggctggtgagtgaggactgaagATCTTTGTGGTTATATGCACATGCTGGTATGTGATTGGAATAATGATGGACTTTTCTTCCACCCAGATGCGTGTCGCTGTGTCTGTCAACTTAATTGCTTTAATTGTCACCATCGCGTGTATTGTGCTGTATGGCATAGACCTGGGAGCGGTTTCTGTTGTTTGGATGTGTCACAGCTACAGAGAAGACAAGAATAACTGTTTAAAAGTGGTGTCCATTGCTCAGGtaagtgtttattttgttgatttaaCAAAATTGTTTCTGTGCTCTTTCATTAAGCAAAGATCaataaaagagagaggagaggagaggagaggggaggggaggggggaggagaggggaggggagaggggaggggggaggagagggggaggggagggggaggggggaggaggggagggggaggggaggggaggggaggagaggggaggggagaggagaggggagggggagaggagaggggagggggagaggagaggagaggggaggggagacgagacgagacgaggggaggggggaggggaggggaggggagagggagggagagggggaggggagaggagaggagaggagaggggaggggagaggagaggagagaggggaggggaggacgagacgagacgagacgaggggaggggggaggggagggggacgagacgagacgagacgagacgagacgagacgaggaaggaaaggagaggggacgagaggaggggagaggagggaagaggagaggagacgagacgagacgagacgagacgagacaaggaaggggggaagggagaggggaggagaggaggggagaggagaggaggagaggagaggagaggagaggagaggagagggacgagacgagacgagacgagaggagacgagaggagacgaaggaaggaaggaagggagaggggacaagaggaggggagggagaggggaggggaggggaggggaggggagggagaggagaggagagaggggaggggagaggagaggagagaggagaggagaggagaggagaggagggaaggaaggaagggagaggggacgagaggaggggagaggagaggagacgagacgagacgagacgagacgagacgagggaaggaaggaagtaagGCGAGGGGacgagaggagggaggagatgggggagaggagaggagaggagaggagaggagagggggaggggagggggaggggaggggaggaggggaggggaggggaggggaggggggaggggaggggaggggaggggaggaggggaggaggggaggaggggaggggaggaggggaggggaagggagaggagaggagaggagaggagaggagaggggaggggaggggaggggggagaggagagagacgagacgagacgaggaaggaaggaaggaaggaaggaaggaaggaaggaaggaggaaggaaggaaggaaggaaggaagggagggggaggggagaggagaggagaggagaggagaggagaggagaggagaggagaggagaggcgaggcatAATCCTTATATCAAAGGAAGGAACTTACTTTACTAAGCTTTCTTGCTGCCATCCTTTTCTAttagcacaaacaggaagtaaacagctCTGGTCATGTAATAATGTACAGTAAACATGCGAGACTGCACATATTTTATTGAGACCCCCCTATTATATCTGCTGGAAATGCATTGATAAATCATTCAGTAACATTTTTATAGTATGTATAGTAGTATAGTAAtatagaaatgaaacattttctttccGGTCACTATTGTGACTGGTGGGATTCAATGAAATCTTGTCAGGGTTCAGCTTCTGACTGGTCTGACGACGTGAAACTGGGAGCAAAGCTGGACCTGACTGCAGAGAAAAAGccattttaaacaaatttatACTGCTGTGTGAAACATAAATGGGACAGCAGAATGGAATCAGAACTTGGGAGACAATTATAGGAGGAAAGACGTCTGACATCTCTTCaatcttctctcctgttttagaGTCTGTTGACAGCCACATACATCACTATAACTGTCCTGGCTGGTCTGCAGTTATGCGTATGCATCACTTTAGTAGTTCTGGGCATCAAAATGTTCAACGGAACTAAACAGGTAGGAACACGTGTCTTTGGATCCTGTCTTATAGGAATGAATGAAACATTCCACTGTAGACTCAACTACTGCTGTCTGTCCTGTTGCCAGGGGGACAAAAGTGCTCCGTTGCTGCCCACGGAAGACCTCAGCTGATGTGATGATGTgaaaatctatctatctatctaatctatctatctatgatctatctatctatctatctatctatctatctatctatctatctatctatctatctatccatccatccatccatccatccgggTACTTTGCAACGTCTTCCTGACATCAATGTGTGATGTCCCGTCTTTGCCGCTAGGTGGCGTCCAGCCTCCAAATAACGTCTCCAACGTTGTCGCAAAAATATCGAATGCAGTAAAGCATTGTACATGAAATATGAAAAGTTTCTAACTTTCAAACACATCTTAATTGGGAAGTGCATTTTTGTGCAGTCCTTTTCGAAGTCTTCTCAGTTTCAGTCGTATTCTTTATT
The DNA window shown above is from Takifugu flavidus isolate HTHZ2018 chromosome 10, ASM371156v2, whole genome shotgun sequence and carries:
- the LOC130532542 gene encoding uncharacterized protein LOC130532542 isoform X1 — protein: MSLKFRSLSSCVIFKPSQVIQIMVASFYLGLGPRQIFNFPVDSTDMGATFWLGVVVNYTSQYLFYETHLSLWHHYFFTLYLMLLIVMWFYAFLSLQYLTAGVLVVVAGLSLSVWLMRVAVSVNLIALIVTIACIVLYGIDLGAVSVVWMCHSYREDKNNCLKVVSIAQSLLTATYITITVLAGLQLCVCITLVVLGIKMFNGTKQGDKSAPLLPTEDLS
- the LOC130532542 gene encoding uncharacterized protein LOC130532542 isoform X2, translating into MSLKFRSLSSCVIFKPSQVIQIMVASFYLGLGPRQIFNFPVDSTDMGATFWLGVVYLTAGVLVVVAGLSLSVWLMRVAVSVNLIALIVTIACIVLYGIDLGAVSVVWMCHSYREDKNNCLKVVSIAQSLLTATYITITVLAGLQLCVCITLVVLGIKMFNGTKQGDKSAPLLPTEDLS